A stretch of Pristis pectinata isolate sPriPec2 chromosome 26, sPriPec2.1.pri, whole genome shotgun sequence DNA encodes these proteins:
- the ubiad1 gene encoding ubiA prenyltransferase domain-containing protein 1, translated as MKQNGALDQIDVDADCRSPGAAGEPPLAAARGLRHKCAAYVLALRPWSFSASLTPVALGTALAYKTLGQLDLAICLLAALAVLAVHGAGNLVNTYYDFSRGIDHKKSDDRTLVDRILEPQDVVRFGAFLYTLGCLCASSLYFLCKLKLEHLALIFFGGLSSSFLYTGGIGFKYFALGDIIILITFGPLAVMFAYAVQVGYLAISPLLYAIPLALNTEAILHSNNTRDMESDKQAGIVTFAIIIGPTLSYIVYNILIFIPYVMFCILATHYAISLTLPLLTVPLAFSLERQFRSQNYAKIPQMTAKLNFLLGLFYVFGILLAPPGTLPN; from the exons ATGAAGCAGAATGGGGCGCTTGATCAGATCGACGTGGACGCCGATTGCAGGAGCCCGGGCGCGGCCGGCGAGCCGCCGCTGGCGGCCGCCCGCGGACTGAGGCACAAGTGTGCAGCCTACGTGCTGGCGCTGCGGCCCTGGAGCTTCAGCGCCTCGCTCACCCCCGTGGCCCTGGGCACGGCCCTGGCCTACAAGACCCTGGGCCAGCTGGACCTGGCCATCTGCCTGCTGGCCGCTCTGGCCGTGCTGGCGGTGCACGGCGCCGGCAACCTGGTCAACACCTACTACGACTTCAGCCGGGGCATCGACCACAAGAAGAGCGATGACCGCACGCTGGTGGACCGGATCCTGGAGCCGCAGGACGTGGTGCGGTTCGGAGCTTTCCTCTACACCCTGGGCTGCCTCTGCGCCTCCTCGCTTTACTTCTTGTGCAAGCTCAAACTCGAGCACCTGGCTCTCATCTTCTTCGGGGGTCTGTCCAGCTCGTTCCTGTACACGGGAG GTATTGGATTTAAATACTTTGCTCTGGGTGATATCATCATTCTGATCACCTTTGGACCACTAGCTGTAATGTTTGCCTATGCTGTTCAAGTGGGTTACTTGGCCATTTCACCGCTACTTTATGCAATTCCTTTAGCACTCAATACAGAAGCTATCTTGCACAGTAACAATACCAGAGACATGGAGTCCGATAAGCAAGCTGGGATAGTTACCTTTGCCATTATTATTGGACCAACATTATCTTATATTGTGTATAACATACTAATATTTATACCTTATGTTATGTTTTGTATTTTAGCAACTCATTATGCAATCAGCCTCACATTGCCACTTTTGACTGTGCCTTTGGCATTTTCACTTGAGCGGCAGTTTCGAAGCCAGAATTATGCCAAGATTCCCCAGATGACTGCAAAGTTGAATTTTTTGCTGGGATTGTTCTATGTATTTGGTATTTTGTTGGCTCCACCTGGAACTTTGCCAAACTGA